The Fimbriimonas ginsengisoli Gsoil 348 genome window below encodes:
- a CDS encoding nuclear transport factor 2 family protein — protein MLYVAPLLFSLLAASPRHVQEPVVGAANPERLFTSRDRRLNANKQVVLHIVRDLLEAGHWSDAPKYLSNRYLQHNPMVASGLAPVMAFFSGRPERPIPKPGEWKTKVVSVVAEDDLVVVATVRELPRPSGAGSYTTTWFDMWRIRDGKADEHWDGAELPRISR, from the coding sequence ATGCTCTACGTCGCACCGCTCCTTTTCTCTCTTCTCGCGGCTTCACCAAGGCACGTTCAGGAGCCGGTCGTTGGGGCGGCGAATCCGGAGCGCCTCTTCACGAGCCGCGACCGGCGGCTCAACGCGAACAAGCAGGTGGTGCTTCACATCGTTCGCGACCTATTGGAGGCAGGGCACTGGAGCGATGCGCCCAAATACCTCTCGAATCGATACCTGCAACACAATCCGATGGTGGCATCGGGGCTGGCGCCAGTCATGGCGTTTTTCTCCGGGCGGCCGGAGCGGCCGATTCCTAAGCCTGGCGAGTGGAAGACCAAGGTGGTGTCGGTTGTTGCGGAAGACGATCTCGTCGTCGTCGCTACGGTTCGCGAATTGCCTCGACCGTCGGGAGCTGGGAGCTACACGACTACCTGGTTCGATATGTGGCGGATTCGAGATGGCAAAGCCGACGAGCATTGGGACGGAGCGGAACTCCCCCGCATTTCTCGGTAG
- a CDS encoding RNA polymerase sigma factor: protein MNTAALFSGVVISRKRVFAFLAMLVPAALSQGGRKTSLFGGTKGRDREAFGLVVDENSSYLRRFIARRVQERDREDVLQETWMRAWQGFSTFDGNSSVRTWLYSVCYHTVQDHWRRERGRPVCGDIFQAEDGTPYFPSEFASVELREAMRGYWNSCTPEQRELLSLYYSEGFGLPEISRILNRNLNTVKYQFYRAHEEAREKLLSSAPAESWEVRR, encoded by the coding sequence ATGAATACTGCAGCCCTGTTTAGCGGCGTTGTTATTTCAAGAAAGAGGGTTTTCGCCTTTTTGGCGATGTTGGTTCCGGCGGCGCTCTCCCAGGGAGGGCGTAAAACTTCCCTTTTCGGCGGGACAAAAGGGCGAGATCGGGAAGCGTTCGGCTTGGTCGTAGACGAAAACTCGAGCTACCTCCGCCGCTTCATCGCCCGTAGGGTTCAGGAACGGGATCGTGAAGACGTTCTCCAGGAGACCTGGATGAGAGCCTGGCAAGGTTTCTCAACCTTCGACGGGAACAGTAGCGTTCGAACGTGGCTCTACTCGGTTTGCTACCACACCGTCCAGGACCACTGGCGTCGTGAACGGGGCCGTCCGGTTTGCGGTGACATTTTTCAGGCCGAGGACGGCACCCCCTACTTCCCTTCCGAGTTCGCGAGCGTGGAGCTCCGCGAGGCGATGCGCGGCTACTGGAATTCCTGCACGCCCGAGCAGCGCGAGTTACTGAGCCTCTACTATTCCGAGGGGTTCGGCCTTCCGGAGATCAGCCGGATTCTGAATCGAAACCTCAACACGGTCAAATACCAGTTCTACCGAGCCCACGAGGAAGCTCGAGAGAAACTGCTCAGCTCAGCTCCCGCGGAATCTTGGGAGGTGCGACGATGA
- a CDS encoding VanZ family protein, whose product MRSLVPFLWYAMIFASSCKSVNGEMIDKEIRRRAPGKRGERLAAIWGKAWWLPVKGWHATEFAVLYALLRYSGRNREAALLLVTLGAALDEFHQTFVEGRTGTARDVLIDVGGALAAVGVESMLESRQRG is encoded by the coding sequence ATGCGAAGCTTGGTTCCCTTTCTCTGGTATGCGATGATCTTCGCGAGTTCGTGCAAGTCGGTGAACGGCGAGATGATCGACAAGGAGATCCGCCGGCGAGCGCCCGGTAAGCGGGGAGAGCGGTTGGCGGCGATCTGGGGTAAGGCGTGGTGGCTGCCCGTAAAGGGATGGCACGCCACGGAGTTCGCCGTTCTGTACGCCCTGCTGCGCTACTCGGGGAGGAATCGCGAAGCCGCTCTCCTGCTCGTCACCCTCGGCGCGGCTTTGGACGAGTTCCACCAGACATTCGTCGAAGGGAGAACTGGAACCGCGCGCGACGTCCTCATCGACGTCGGAGGCGCACTCGCAGCCGTGGGTGTCGAGAGCATGCTCGAGTCAAGGCAACGCGGCTAA
- a CDS encoding TIGR03118 family protein, whose translation MKISYKGFVISLALSAAIAGCGGSGSSSGSPVPPAEVHKFAQTNLISDQPGAAVQDADLLNPWSIASSANGPFWVTDNASGKATIYNTAGAKQGLVVNVSGPRNNPNSPATGEIFNSTPSFVIPGGARSIFIFSTLDGVISAWSGGNQSVVVADRSGNGAGYTGLALGNVGGNNFLYATNFVGGTVDVFDANFGFVRSFTDPGIPRGFTPFGIRNIDGHLFVTYAKLHAGRGNGFVDVFATDGTLLKRLVTGAALDSPWGLAKAPDGFGGFHNALLVGNFGDGRINAFDIDSGATLGVVGDANGRPIVLDGLWALTFGNGIAGGLADNLYFTAGIGGEKHGLFGFLAPAP comes from the coding sequence ATGAAAATCAGTTACAAAGGCTTCGTCATTTCTCTCGCCCTCTCCGCCGCCATTGCCGGCTGCGGAGGTTCGGGCAGCTCGAGCGGTTCGCCGGTTCCCCCGGCCGAGGTGCATAAGTTTGCGCAGACCAACCTAATTTCCGACCAGCCGGGGGCGGCGGTGCAAGACGCCGACCTCCTCAACCCGTGGTCGATCGCCTCTTCTGCCAACGGCCCGTTCTGGGTGACCGACAACGCCAGCGGAAAGGCGACGATCTACAACACGGCCGGCGCCAAGCAGGGGCTCGTCGTCAACGTCTCGGGTCCTCGGAACAACCCGAATTCGCCCGCTACCGGCGAGATCTTCAATTCGACCCCATCGTTCGTCATTCCGGGAGGAGCCCGGTCGATCTTCATCTTTTCCACTCTCGACGGCGTGATCTCCGCCTGGAGCGGCGGGAACCAGTCGGTGGTGGTGGCAGACCGGTCCGGGAACGGGGCCGGCTACACCGGTCTCGCTCTCGGCAACGTCGGAGGCAACAACTTCCTTTATGCCACCAACTTCGTCGGCGGAACTGTCGACGTGTTCGACGCCAACTTCGGCTTTGTGCGGTCGTTTACCGATCCCGGAATACCGCGCGGCTTCACGCCGTTTGGGATCCGGAACATCGACGGCCATCTGTTCGTGACGTACGCGAAGCTCCACGCCGGACGCGGCAACGGGTTCGTCGACGTTTTCGCAACGGACGGCACGTTGCTTAAGCGGCTCGTGACGGGCGCTGCACTCGACTCTCCTTGGGGCTTGGCCAAGGCCCCGGACGGCTTCGGTGGTTTCCATAACGCCTTGCTGGTCGGTAATTTCGGCGATGGACGCATCAATGCGTTCGACATCGACAGCGGCGCCACCCTGGGGGTGGTTGGCGATGCCAACGGTCGGCCGATCGTCCTCGACGGCCTCTGGGCGCTGACCTTCGGAAACGGGATCGCCGGTGGCTTGGCGGACAACCTTTACTTCACTGCCGGAATCGGCGGCGAGAAGCACGGCTTGTTCGGCTTCCTTGCCCCGGCTCCGTAA
- a CDS encoding phosphatase PAP2 family protein yields MALSLVLASSTARAQDSSSNFASGPGTYLFLAAGVGLPLLRDGSEGKNHFFRTADSGLSAVLLAEGLKRLTRVPRPDTGERDSFPSEHATAAFAVATMESDFHPREAPLWYAGATVISLSRLWEGRHRPLDVLGGAALGFATARLELSRNRGLLLTPWIDGRSAGMMLTAQF; encoded by the coding sequence ATGGCCTTATCCCTTGTATTGGCTTCATCCACCGCCCGAGCGCAGGATTCCTCCTCCAACTTCGCTTCCGGACCCGGTACCTATCTATTCCTCGCCGCCGGCGTGGGCCTTCCGCTGCTACGAGACGGGAGCGAAGGTAAGAACCATTTCTTTCGCACCGCAGATTCAGGGCTCTCGGCGGTTCTCCTCGCCGAAGGGTTGAAGCGGCTGACCAGAGTCCCCCGTCCCGACACCGGCGAGCGCGACAGTTTCCCCAGCGAACACGCTACCGCCGCTTTCGCCGTCGCCACCATGGAGTCCGACTTCCATCCGCGCGAAGCCCCCCTCTGGTACGCCGGCGCCACCGTTATCTCGCTCTCCCGTCTCTGGGAGGGCCGACATCGTCCGTTAGACGTCCTCGGCGGAGCCGCCCTCGGGTTTGCCACGGCCAGGCTGGAGCTCTCCCGAAACCGCGGCCTCCTCCTCACCCCCTGGATCGATGGCCGGTCCGCGGGGATGATGCTAACCGCCCAATTTTAG